The nucleotide sequence TGGTGGAGGCCCTCCGCGCCCTGGGCGTGACGGTCGAGGAGAAGCCGGGCGACGGCGAGTTCGGCGCTGACCTGCTGGTCACGCCCGCGGAGGAGCTGCTCGGCAGCACGACGATCGAATGCGGTCAGGCCGGCACCGTGATGCGGTTCGTCCCGCCGATCGCGGGGCTGGCGCTCGGTCCGACCATGTTCGACGCCGACGACTCGGCCCGCGGCCGTCCGATGGGCGCGATCATCGCCGCCCTGCGCGCGCTCGGCGTCGACGTGAACGATGACGGCCGCGGCTCCCTCCCGTTCACCGTTCACGGCACCGGCCGGGTCGCGGGCGGCGCGGTCGAGGTGGATGCGTCCAGCTCCAGCCAGTTCGTCAGCGCGCTCCTGCTGTCGGCCAGCCGCTTCGACGACGGTCTCGATCTGACGCACGCCGGCGAGCGGCTCCCCAGCCTCCCCCATATCGAGATGACGATCGCGGCCCTCGCCGCCCGCGGTGTGACCGTCGAGTCGCCGGAGGTCGGCCGCTGGATCGTCTCGCCTGGCACGATCGCCGCCCGCGACGTCGACATCGAGCCGGATCTCTCCAACGCCGCCCCCTTCCTCGCCGCGGCCGTCGTGACGGGTGGGACGGTGACCATCACCGGGTGGCCCGCGTCCACCACCCAGGTCGGTGCGGACCTCGCCGACCTGCTGCCGCTCTTCGGGGCGACGGTCACGCGCCAGGGCGACCGCCTCACCGTCACCGGGCCCGACCGCCCGACGGGCATCACGCTCGACCTCACGACGGGCGGCGAGCTCGCGCCCGCCCTCGTGGCGATCGCCGCCCTCGCCGACGGCCCGAGCGAGATCACCGGCATCGGCCACATCCGCCACCACGAGACGGACCGCCTCGCGGCCCTCGCCGCCGAGATCAACGGCCTCGGCGGCGCCGTCACGGAGCTGGAGGACGGCCTGCGCATCGACCCGCGCCCGCTCCACGGCGGCGTCTGGCGCAGCTACGAGGACCACCGCATGGCGACGGCCGGCGCGATCGTCGGGCTCGTCGTCCCCGGCGTCGAGATCGAGAACGTGGCCACGACGGCCAAGACGCTCCCGCAGTTCACCCAGCTGTGGAGCCGGATGCTGCAGAAGGGCGCCGACGTCGCGTGACGGACAACAGCGGCTCCTGGTGGGCGGACGACGACGAGGACGACGACGAGCTCGACCTCTACGACGAGTCCAGCATCCGCAGCCGCCCGAACCCGAAGGGCAACCGCCCGCGGACGAAGACCCGGCCGGAGCACGCCGACGCGCAGATCGCTCGCGTGCTGGGCGTCGACCGCGGCCGGTACACGGTGCTGCTCGACGAGGACACCCCTGAGGAGCGGCAGGTCACCGCGGCCCGCGCCAGCGAGCTGCGGCGGAACCCCATCGTCACTGGCGACCGCGTGGCCGTCGTCGGAGACACCACCGGCGAGGAGGGCACGCTCGCCCGCATCGTCCGGGTGGAGCCGCGCACGACCCTGCTCCGGCGGAGCGCCGACGACACGGACGAGGTGGAGCGCATCGTCGTCGCCAACGCCGACCAGATGCTCATCGTCGTGGCAGCAGCCAACCCGGAGCCGCGCACACGCCTCGTCGATCGCTACCTGGTCGCCGCCTACGACGCCGGCATCGACCCGATGCTGTGCGTGACGAAGACCGACCTGGCCGACCCCGAGCCGTTCCTGTCGAACTTCGCCGGCCTTGACCTGCCCGTCTTCACCAGCCGCCAGGACGACATCCCGCTGCACGACATCACGGCGGCGCTGATCGGGCACGACACGGTCGTCGTCGGGCACTCCGGGGTGGGCAAGTCGACCCTGGTCAACGCGATCGTCCCGAGCGCGCACCGCGCCACCGGTCACGTCAACGTGGTCACCGGTCGCGGACGGCACACGTCCTCGTCGACCGTGTCCCTCCGCGTCGAAGACGACGAGGGACGCCACGGCTGGGTCATCGACACCCCGGGCGTCCGCTCGTTCGGGCTCGGGCATGTGAACACCGACAGCATCCTGAAGGCCTTCACCGATCTCGCGAAGCTCGCCGAGGACTGCCCGCGCGGGTGCACACACCTTCCCGATGCGCCGGACTGCGCGATCATCGAGGCCGTCGAGGCCGGGAAGCTCGGCGAGGCCGGGCGCGCGCGCCTCGACTCGTTGCAGCGCCTGCTGGAGACCTTCGCGCGCTGAACCGCCGACTCAGGGCGTCGAACTGGACTGAGCGTCCGTCCGCGATCCGCGGAACGCCGCGCGGTGTACCCAGACGCCGCGCCCGAGTCCGGCCCAGAAGACCGCACCGAACGGGATGACGTAGAGCAGGAACGACAGCACGGCGCGCCCCGCCGCCGCTCGCGCCGCCGAGACGAGCACCAGGGCGAGGATGCCGGAGACGGCCAGGGCCAGCACGACGATCACCAGCCACCAGAGGCCGAACGCGATCGCGAGCACGAGCAGGATGAGCGCGACGACGGGTGCGACGACCAGTGCGACGAGGACCAGGTTGCGGAGGAGGCTGGTGCCTGCGTAACTGTCGACGAACAGCGTGCCCCGCACGAAACCGTGACGGAGGAAGCCGCGCACCGTGATGCGCGGACGGTAGAGCGCACGGA is from Leifsonia sp. 466MF and encodes:
- the rsgA gene encoding ribosome small subunit-dependent GTPase A, with product MTDNSGSWWADDDEDDDELDLYDESSIRSRPNPKGNRPRTKTRPEHADAQIARVLGVDRGRYTVLLDEDTPEERQVTAARASELRRNPIVTGDRVAVVGDTTGEEGTLARIVRVEPRTTLLRRSADDTDEVERIVVANADQMLIVVAAANPEPRTRLVDRYLVAAYDAGIDPMLCVTKTDLADPEPFLSNFAGLDLPVFTSRQDDIPLHDITAALIGHDTVVVGHSGVGKSTLVNAIVPSAHRATGHVNVVTGRGRHTSSSTVSLRVEDDEGRHGWVIDTPGVRSFGLGHVNTDSILKAFTDLAKLAEDCPRGCTHLPDAPDCAIIEAVEAGKLGEAGRARLDSLQRLLETFAR
- the aroA gene encoding 3-phosphoshikimate 1-carboxyvinyltransferase, which gives rise to MLISKYSAPDFDPYGDNRVEEPNTLWPAPVAGGPVAATVSLPGSKSLTARELVLAALADGPSLLRAPLHSRDSANMVEALRALGVTVEEKPGDGEFGADLLVTPAEELLGSTTIECGQAGTVMRFVPPIAGLALGPTMFDADDSARGRPMGAIIAALRALGVDVNDDGRGSLPFTVHGTGRVAGGAVEVDASSSSQFVSALLLSASRFDDGLDLTHAGERLPSLPHIEMTIAALAARGVTVESPEVGRWIVSPGTIAARDVDIEPDLSNAAPFLAAAVVTGGTVTITGWPASTTQVGADLADLLPLFGATVTRQGDRLTVTGPDRPTGITLDLTTGGELAPALVAIAALADGPSEITGIGHIRHHETDRLAALAAEINGLGGAVTELEDGLRIDPRPLHGGVWRSYEDHRMATAGAIVGLVVPGVEIENVATTAKTLPQFTQLWSRMLQKGADVA